TGCTGGAGTTATTGAAGGTTATAAGCAAAATTTATTTAATCTAGCAAATACTCAAACAGAAGGTCAATATGTTTTTGCAGGAAGTGATGCTTCTGTTAAACCTTTTTCTATGAATCCATCTGGAAAAGTAACATACAATGGAGATTCAGAATTAAGAAAAGTTGCAGTTGATGAGGGTTCTTATAGAGAAAGAGGGATAAACGGAATAGATGCTTTCTTTTATGTTGCCGATAGTGCTTCAAAGGGCGCTACTTTAACTTTTAAAGCTGGTGATAGAATTACAGACCAAGATGGAAAAGAGTGGGTTTTTGATAATGTTGCAAATACACTTACTAAAACAAATTGGGATGGTTCAACTCAACCACCATTAGCAGTTACTCCTCCCGTTGCTCCAGCAACTGAATATACAACTACTGTGCCAAATATAGATGGTACAAAATTTGAAGCAAGAAGAAATATGTTTGATATGTTAGATGAGGCAATTAGTAGCTTAAGAGGTCTTGATAGTGCAGGAAATCCTACTTTAACTTATGAAGATAGAAGAACTGGTATTTCAAAAGCTATTGATGAATCTACAAAAGCTTACGATACTGCTGTTATTGCTCATTCAGAATTGGGAGCAAAAAATAAAACTTTTGAAGTATCAAAAGAGAGAGCTGAGTCTAAAATTACACAACTAAGTATTCTTGAAAAAGAGCTTGGAAATTCAAATTTGACTGAAGTTGCTACAGAGTTAAAGGCTCTTGAAATATCTTATACAGCACTTTATTCAACAATAAATAGAACATTTGAGTTATCTTTAACTAATTTTTTAAGATAAATTAGTTTATTTAGTATATGAAGTTTAGTTTTAAAAATATTTTCTCTAGGGATTTAATAGCAGTAGCATTGTTTTTATCAATGCTTGCTATTATTATCATACCTCTAAATCAAGTTGCTATTGACTTTTTTATATCTATATCTTTAGCTTTATCTTTTTTAATTTTATTAATTTCTCTTTATATACAAAAGCCAGCAGATTTAACAACTTTTCCAACACTTTTACTAATTTTGGTTATATTTAGATTAGCCCTTAGTATTGCAACAACGAGATCTATTTTAGCAGATGGACACAATGGACCAGATGCTGTAAGTACAATTATTTCAGCTTTTGGAGAGTTTGTTGTTGGCGGAAATATGGTTATTGGGGTTGTTATTTTTATTATTTTAGTTTTGATAAACTTTATGGTTGTAACAAAAGGTGCTACAAGGGTTGCTGAGGTAACTGCTAGATTTACACTTGATTCAATGCCTGGTAAACAAATGGCTATTGATGCAGATTTAAATGCTGGATTTATTGATGATAAAGAGGCACAAGAGAGAAGAAAAGCACTTATAACAGAAGCAAACTTCTATGGAGCAATGGATGGGTCATCTAAATTTGTAAAAGGTGATGCAATTGCTGGTATTATTATTACAGTTGTAAATATTGTTGGTGGACTTTTGGTTGGTATTTTTCAACACGATTTACCAGCTAGTGAAGCTGCAAGTATCTATACAATTTTAACTATTGGAGATGGACTTGTTGCACAAATTCCAGCTCTTTTAACATCAACTGCAACTGCTATTATAATAACAAGATCAAATACAGATGATGAAAGATTTGCAACAAGAGCTGTAAATCAACTTTTAAAAGATACAAAATCTCTTATTTTAGTTGGTATTGGTTTAATGCTTTTTGGATTAGTTCCAGGTTTCCCTACTGGAATTTTAATGACAATGGGACTTATGATATCAGCTTTAGGTTACACTATTATTATGATTGATAAGGGTGAAGATAATATTGTTACAAGATTTTTTAAACCACAAGTTCCTAAAAAGATTGAAAAACCAGAAGATTTAAAAGAGAAGAAAAGAGCAGCAGCTGTTCCTGACGAGAGTCAAAGTATAGAAACTGTAATGAAACTTGAAGTTTTGGAGTTAAAACTTGGAATTAGACTTTTACAACTGGTTCAAGGTAACTCAGAACTTCTTGATAAAATAAAAGCGATAAGAAAAAATATAGCTTCTGAGTTAGGATTTATAATACCACAAATAAGAATTTCTGATGATACAACTTTAGGAGCAAATGAGTATCAATTTTATCTAAAAAGAATTCCAATAGTAAAAGGAAGAATAGAAGTAGATAAACTTCTTGCAATGGGTGGATTATCAAGTGAGCATCTTGATGGAATAAAAGTAAAAGAACCTGTATTTAATCTAGATGCTGTTTGGATTTCAAAAGATTTAAAAGAAGATGCTTTGATGAAAGGGTTTACAGTTGTAGATGCTCCAACAATTATATCAACTCATATATCAGAAATTATTAGAAAATATGCAGAAGATATTATTACAAGACAAGATGTTGTTGATATTGTAGAGAGATTGAAAAAAGATTTCCCTATTGTTGTTGAAGAAGCTATGAAAGTTGCTTCATATGGAAGTTTGTTAAAAGTTTGTAAAGATTTGCTTCATGAAAAAATTCCAATTATAGATATGCTTACAATAATTGAGGCAATAGCAGATATTGCTGAGTTTACAAAGGCTCCAGAGATACTCTTAGAGCATGTAAGAGCAAAACTTTTTAGACTTATTACTCAAAAATATAAAGATACAGATGGAGTTTTACATATAGTTACTATTAAACCAGAGCTTGAACAACAGTTTATAGGAAAACTTCAAGATCATCATGGTGCAAGTCAGTTGATGTTAAGTATTGCAGAGATAAATAATCTTGTAACAAAAACAAAACAGCTTTTAGATGATATTGAGAAAAAAGGTTTTTCAAAAGTTGCAATGGTTGTTGATCCTGTTTTAAGAAAAAGAGTATCAGAAATTTATGAGAAGTTTGGTCTTTCTATTCC
Above is a genomic segment from Aliarcobacter cryaerophilus containing:
- the flhA gene encoding flagellar biosynthesis protein FlhA → MKFSFKNIFSRDLIAVALFLSMLAIIIIPLNQVAIDFFISISLALSFLILLISLYIQKPADLTTFPTLLLILVIFRLALSIATTRSILADGHNGPDAVSTIISAFGEFVVGGNMVIGVVIFIILVLINFMVVTKGATRVAEVTARFTLDSMPGKQMAIDADLNAGFIDDKEAQERRKALITEANFYGAMDGSSKFVKGDAIAGIIITVVNIVGGLLVGIFQHDLPASEAASIYTILTIGDGLVAQIPALLTSTATAIIITRSNTDDERFATRAVNQLLKDTKSLILVGIGLMLFGLVPGFPTGILMTMGLMISALGYTIIMIDKGEDNIVTRFFKPQVPKKIEKPEDLKEKKRAAAVPDESQSIETVMKLEVLELKLGIRLLQLVQGNSELLDKIKAIRKNIASELGFIIPQIRISDDTTLGANEYQFYLKRIPIVKGRIEVDKLLAMGGLSSEHLDGIKVKEPVFNLDAVWISKDLKEDALMKGFTVVDAPTIISTHISEIIRKYAEDIITRQDVVDIVERLKKDFPIVVEEAMKVASYGSLLKVCKDLLHEKIPIIDMLTIIEAIADIAEFTKAPEILLEHVRAKLFRLITQKYKDTDGVLHIVTIKPELEQQFIGKLQDHHGASQLMLSIAEINNLVTKTKQLLDDIEKKGFSKVAMVVDPVLRKRVSEIYEKFGLSIPVLSHAELDSKANFAIEGTLEF
- a CDS encoding flagellar hook-associated protein 3; its protein translation is MISLNSTTYRLGNLDNYQAKLNFQMGGSKLQFGSDDSVTFGRLTHTEDKIKTQKGIVEQIERADVLNKTSDTAMKEVKLLLEKIKAEELIKANTSTTSIEGLEAIAGVIEGYKQNLFNLANTQTEGQYVFAGSDASVKPFSMNPSGKVTYNGDSELRKVAVDEGSYRERGINGIDAFFYVADSASKGATLTFKAGDRITDQDGKEWVFDNVANTLTKTNWDGSTQPPLAVTPPVAPATEYTTTVPNIDGTKFEARRNMFDMLDEAISSLRGLDSAGNPTLTYEDRRTGISKAIDESTKAYDTAVIAHSELGAKNKTFEVSKERAESKITQLSILEKELGNSNLTEVATELKALEISYTALYSTINRTFELSLTNFLR